The Candidatus Methylacidiphilales bacterium genome window below encodes:
- the gcvP gene encoding aminomethyl-transferring glycine dehydrogenase has translation MHTTHTPLKTALNHPDEFHSRHIGPNPGEIGEMLTEIGEPDLESFISKVVPKSIRIAPPLAEMTGQSEARVLARLKSLAGKNKVFRSLIGQGYQAALVPPVIQRNILENPGWYTAYTPYQPEISQGRLEALLNFQTLICELTGLDIANASLLDEATAAAEAMTMAYAIKGKAEGRGTFFASLGCHPQTLAVLKTRAHALGLKVAVGCTADITVGSDVFGVLLQYPNTRGLVSVDEKFIKSAKEAGAFVVLAADILALTLLKPPGELGADVAVGSTQRFGMPLGFGGPHAAFFATRDEFKRQMPGRLIGVSQDSAGRKAMRLSLQTREQHIRHEKATSNICTAQVLPAVVASMYAVYHGPDGLRKIAGHVHRLARVLVAGLKQLGYKLEDGLFFDTLTLKTTPAEQKTLLKKALSQQINLRVHDDGCIGIALDEASTPDEVDLLLGIFNESGKALPKAAEVAAELEDSILETQRSKAILPHDVFHRHHSESEMLRYMKKLENKDISLTYSMIPLGSCTMKLNAAAEMYPVTWPEFANIHPLAPVDQTAGYKQLILDLEAWLAKLTGFEAVSLQPNAGSQGEYAGLLAIKAYHESIGQGKRHVCLIPQSAHGTNFASAVMAGYQVVVVACNAQGEIDLGDLKSKAEAMRDDLAALMVTYPSTHGVFEESIREICRIVHDNGGQVYMDGANMNAQVGLCSPGSIGADVCHLNLHKTFCIPHGGGGPGMGPICVAAHLKPFLPGDPAAADSAGAVSATNWGSGCILPISWVYIALMGGQGLARASSMAILNANYIAKRLEPYYPVLYKGKAGYVAHECILDLRPLKVASGVEVEDVAKRLMDYGFHAPTMSWPIPGTLMVEPTESESKGELDRFCDALISIRKEISQIEEGKLDRVNNPLKRAPHPAADVLSDAWDRPYSRELAVYPVTWLKENKYWPPVSRVDNVYGDRNLFCTCAMN, from the coding sequence ATGCATACCACCCACACTCCATTGAAAACGGCTCTGAACCATCCCGACGAATTTCATTCCCGCCACATAGGCCCCAATCCCGGGGAAATAGGGGAGATGCTCACCGAGATCGGCGAGCCGGACCTGGAATCCTTCATCTCAAAGGTTGTTCCGAAAAGCATCCGCATTGCCCCCCCTCTCGCCGAAATGACCGGACAATCGGAGGCCCGGGTGCTCGCGCGCCTGAAAAGTTTGGCGGGCAAAAACAAGGTATTCCGTTCCCTGATCGGCCAGGGTTACCAAGCCGCCCTTGTGCCGCCGGTCATCCAGCGTAACATACTCGAAAATCCCGGCTGGTACACCGCCTATACCCCGTATCAACCCGAAATTTCACAGGGCCGCCTTGAAGCGCTCCTGAATTTTCAGACGTTGATCTGCGAGTTAACGGGCCTGGATATCGCCAATGCTTCATTGCTGGACGAAGCGACAGCAGCAGCCGAAGCCATGACCATGGCCTACGCGATCAAAGGCAAGGCGGAGGGACGCGGCACTTTTTTCGCCTCGCTGGGTTGCCATCCTCAAACCCTTGCCGTGCTGAAAACCCGCGCCCACGCGCTGGGGCTGAAGGTCGCAGTCGGCTGTACCGCCGACATTACGGTGGGCAGCGATGTCTTCGGTGTTTTATTGCAATATCCGAACACTCGCGGCCTTGTTTCCGTTGACGAAAAGTTTATCAAGAGCGCGAAGGAAGCGGGGGCTTTTGTCGTCCTGGCGGCTGACATCCTCGCTTTGACGCTGCTCAAGCCGCCCGGCGAACTGGGGGCGGATGTGGCGGTTGGCAGCACACAGCGATTCGGCATGCCGCTGGGATTCGGCGGGCCGCATGCGGCGTTTTTTGCCACGCGCGACGAATTCAAGCGGCAGATGCCCGGACGCCTGATTGGAGTTTCACAGGACAGCGCAGGGCGGAAGGCGATGCGACTATCACTTCAGACACGCGAACAACACATCCGCCATGAGAAGGCCACCAGCAATATTTGCACGGCGCAGGTATTGCCGGCTGTGGTCGCCTCGATGTACGCGGTTTATCACGGTCCGGACGGCTTGCGGAAAATAGCCGGGCATGTCCACCGGCTGGCGCGCGTGCTGGTTGCGGGGCTCAAACAGTTGGGCTACAAGCTCGAAGATGGGCTGTTCTTCGATACCCTGACATTAAAAACAACGCCAGCAGAGCAAAAGACTCTCCTGAAAAAAGCCCTGTCGCAGCAGATTAACTTGCGCGTCCATGATGACGGCTGCATCGGGATCGCCCTGGATGAGGCGTCCACGCCCGACGAGGTTGATTTGCTTCTGGGCATTTTCAATGAATCGGGCAAGGCGTTGCCGAAAGCCGCGGAAGTGGCCGCTGAACTTGAAGATTCGATTTTGGAGACCCAACGGAGCAAAGCGATTTTGCCGCACGATGTTTTTCATCGCCATCACTCCGAAAGCGAGATGCTCCGCTACATGAAGAAGCTTGAAAACAAGGACATTTCCCTCACATATTCGATGATTCCGCTGGGCTCCTGCACAATGAAATTGAATGCGGCGGCCGAAATGTACCCGGTTACCTGGCCGGAGTTTGCCAATATACATCCCTTGGCGCCAGTGGACCAGACAGCCGGCTACAAACAACTCATTTTGGATTTGGAGGCTTGGCTGGCAAAGTTGACAGGCTTTGAAGCGGTTTCGCTCCAGCCCAATGCCGGTTCCCAGGGTGAATATGCCGGGTTGCTGGCCATCAAGGCTTATCATGAATCCATCGGGCAGGGGAAACGCCATGTTTGCCTGATTCCGCAGTCGGCCCACGGGACCAATTTTGCCAGCGCCGTGATGGCGGGCTATCAAGTTGTTGTTGTGGCGTGTAATGCGCAGGGTGAAATTGACTTGGGCGATTTGAAGTCGAAAGCCGAGGCCATGCGCGACGATCTTGCCGCATTGATGGTCACTTATCCTTCCACACATGGCGTTTTTGAGGAATCCATCCGCGAGATTTGCCGCATCGTGCATGACAACGGCGGGCAGGTCTATATGGACGGCGCCAACATGAACGCGCAGGTGGGGCTTTGCAGTCCCGGCAGCATCGGGGCCGATGTTTGCCACTTGAACCTCCACAAAACGTTTTGCATCCCGCACGGCGGCGGCGGTCCGGGGATGGGCCCGATTTGTGTGGCAGCGCACCTGAAACCGTTTTTACCGGGCGATCCCGCCGCTGCTGATTCAGCGGGTGCGGTTTCTGCCACGAACTGGGGCAGCGGTTGCATCCTTCCCATTTCATGGGTGTATATCGCGTTGATGGGCGGGCAGGGCCTCGCACGGGCAAGTTCCATGGCGATTTTGAATGCCAATTACATTGCCAAGCGATTGGAGCCTTATTATCCGGTTCTCTACAAGGGCAAGGCCGGTTATGTGGCGCACGAATGCATTCTGGATCTCCGTCCGCTGAAGGTGGCTTCGGGTGTGGAAGTCGAGGATGTGGCGAAACGCTTGATGGATTACGGGTTTCACGCGCCGACGATGTCGTGGCCGATTCCCGGAACGTTGATGGTTGAGCCGACCGAAAGCGAGTCGAAGGGGGAGCTGGATCGTTTTTGCGATGCCCTGATTTCGATCCGGAAGGAGATTTCGCAAATTGAAGAGGGTAAGCTGGACCGGGTCAACAATCCGCTGAAACGCGCGCCGCATCCCGCGGCTGATGTGCTGTCGGACGCCTGGGACCGTCCGTATTCGCGCGAGCTGGCGGTTTATCCCGTGACCTGGCTCAAGGAAAACAAATATTGGCCGCCGGTTTCACGGGTCGATAACGTCTATGGCGACCGGAATTTGTTTTGTACCTGCGCTATGAATTAA